From a single Actinomyces viscosus genomic region:
- a CDS encoding DEDD exonuclease domain-containing protein translates to MGTPLEGATFVVVDLETTGGAPGVRALTEIGAVKVRGGRVLAEFSTLVNPGVAIPAQITMLTGITNAMVTGAPGVRVCVEAFLSWADLAADDVVLVAHNARFDVGHLRGAASALDLEWPGPRVLDTLALARKAWTRSEVPNHKLGTLAAFVGSETRPTHRALDDARATVDVLHAALEVMAPLGVTHLEDLATACDPVPARRRAKSRLADALPTTPGVYQFRSAADQVLYVGSAADLRRRVRSYFTAAEKRRKVAQMLDTTVSVRHIATPTLIEARVRELRMIAELDPPVNRRSRAPRRQPWLHLATGPGPNAEPRLALTTVLPTAEVDRAVGPFASRSRGQEALRAAELVLRLRRWDGHDLRRVRRDDAPAEPEEALACLSGEVDRVAAPLLERIASLSQAERYEEAGTWTSRLRCLLRGVARAERVRPLLACPHLMAARRREGGGWELVVVRWGMLAGSMTTAPGADPRPAVELLRAGSRVVDEPERVGELASIEETSLLADWVLDAGARIVEVDGDPSLLSWPAGSAARHRKVLASEE, encoded by the coding sequence ATGGGCACGCCCCTGGAGGGGGCGACCTTCGTCGTCGTGGACCTGGAGACCACCGGCGGGGCGCCGGGCGTCCGCGCACTCACCGAGATCGGGGCGGTCAAGGTGCGCGGCGGGCGAGTGCTGGCCGAGTTCTCCACCCTGGTCAATCCCGGCGTGGCGATCCCGGCCCAGATCACGATGCTCACGGGCATCACCAACGCGATGGTGACCGGAGCGCCCGGCGTGCGCGTCTGCGTGGAGGCCTTCCTGTCCTGGGCGGACCTGGCGGCCGACGACGTCGTCCTGGTGGCGCACAACGCCCGCTTCGACGTCGGGCACCTGCGCGGTGCGGCGTCGGCCCTGGACCTGGAGTGGCCCGGACCCCGGGTACTGGACACGCTGGCGCTGGCCCGTAAGGCCTGGACGCGCAGCGAGGTGCCCAACCACAAGCTGGGAACACTGGCGGCCTTCGTGGGATCCGAGACCCGCCCCACGCACCGGGCCCTCGATGACGCGCGCGCCACCGTGGACGTGCTGCACGCGGCCCTGGAGGTTATGGCGCCGCTGGGCGTCACGCACCTGGAGGACCTGGCCACGGCCTGCGATCCGGTGCCGGCACGTCGGCGTGCCAAGAGCCGGCTCGCCGACGCCCTGCCCACGACTCCCGGCGTCTACCAGTTCCGCTCGGCGGCGGACCAGGTGCTCTACGTGGGCAGCGCCGCCGACCTCAGGCGCCGCGTGCGCTCCTACTTCACCGCGGCCGAGAAGCGCCGCAAAGTAGCACAGATGCTGGACACGACGGTGAGCGTGCGCCATATCGCCACCCCCACACTCATTGAGGCGCGGGTGCGTGAGCTGCGGATGATCGCCGAGCTCGACCCGCCGGTCAACCGCCGCTCACGGGCACCGCGCCGCCAGCCCTGGCTCCACCTGGCGACGGGCCCGGGTCCGAACGCCGAGCCCCGGCTGGCGCTGACGACCGTGCTGCCCACTGCGGAGGTCGACCGCGCGGTCGGCCCCTTCGCCTCGCGCAGCCGGGGGCAGGAGGCCCTGCGCGCCGCCGAGTTGGTGCTGCGCCTGCGTCGCTGGGACGGCCACGACCTGCGCCGGGTCCGTCGCGACGACGCCCCGGCGGAGCCCGAGGAGGCACTGGCCTGCCTGTCGGGCGAGGTCGATCGGGTGGCCGCTCCCCTGCTGGAACGGATCGCCTCCCTGTCGCAGGCCGAGCGCTATGAGGAGGCCGGGACCTGGACGAGCCGTCTGCGCTGCCTGCTGCGCGGGGTGGCGCGCGCCGAGCGAGTCCGTCCTCTGCTGGCCTGTCCTCATCTCATGGCGGCCCGACGGCGTGAGGGCGGCGGCTGGGAGCTGGTGGTGGTGCGCTGGGGCATGCTGGCCGGTTCCATGACGACCGCCCCGGGCGCAGACCCGCGTCCCGCCGTCGAGCTGCTGCGCGCCGGCTCGCGGGTCGTCGATGAGCCCGAGCGCGTCGGTGAGCTGGCGAGCATCGAGGAGACGAGTCTGCTGGCCGACTGGGTCCTGGACGCCGGCGCCCGCATCGTGGAGGTCGACGGCGACCCCTCGCTCCTGTCCTGGCCAGCCGGCTCGGCTGCCCGCCACCGCAAGGTCCTCGCCTCCGAGGAGTGA
- a CDS encoding class I SAM-dependent methyltransferase has product MSSRHVWSAYGARAQEYTEVLGSMKATTQEDRELIVRWARECRGRIVDAGCGPGHWTAFLHDLGLDVEGVDPVDAFISIARRHHPHVSYQQGSFASLPAAHYGAALAWYSLIHTPPRDLPETLASLKSSLTPRGNLLIGFFAGNRVEEFPHAVAPAYYWPPQTMASLLEDTGFSILDIRHRKVPGARDHGSISCRAF; this is encoded by the coding sequence ATGAGCTCGCGTCATGTGTGGTCCGCGTACGGCGCCCGTGCGCAGGAGTACACGGAAGTACTCGGCAGCATGAAAGCGACGACCCAGGAGGACCGCGAGCTCATTGTCCGATGGGCACGAGAATGCCGGGGACGGATCGTCGACGCGGGATGCGGCCCGGGGCACTGGACGGCTTTCCTGCACGACCTGGGCCTTGACGTCGAAGGGGTGGACCCGGTTGACGCGTTCATCAGCATCGCCCGCCGCCATCACCCGCACGTGAGCTACCAGCAGGGTTCCTTCGCATCGTTGCCTGCAGCGCACTATGGGGCGGCCCTGGCGTGGTACTCACTCATTCACACCCCGCCTCGGGACCTGCCCGAAACACTTGCGTCCCTGAAAAGCAGCCTCACACCGCGGGGAAACCTGCTCATCGGGTTCTTCGCCGGGAATCGGGTCGAGGAGTTCCCTCACGCCGTCGCTCCGGCCTACTACTGGCCGCCACAGACGATGGCCTCGCTTCTGGAGGACACCGGATTCAGCATCCTAGACATAAGGCATCGCAAGGTCCCAGGTGCACGCGACCACGGCAGCATCTCCTGCCGCGCGTTCTAG
- a CDS encoding lysophospholipid acyltransferase family protein has translation MGYGPIKATVGPALEMLYQPWIRGEENIPTEGAAILASNHLAVIDSFFLPLLVDREVAFIGKADYFTGKGVKGWAVKNFMRTVGTIPVDRSGGKASQAALQAGIDRLRSGELFGIYPEGTRSPDGRLYRGKTGVARIALATGAPVVPVAMIGSNLAQPIGKSIPSTRHRVGIVIGEPLDFSRYKGLENDRFVLRSITDEIMYSLMALSGQEYVDLYAADVKKAMDAEKKTADEVVTEMLAAQAQARPQAAPVAAPGGRPAPEVSVPEPPEDKSGRDNRDNKDKKKDKVSDDEAEPGAE, from the coding sequence GTGGGATACGGACCCATCAAGGCAACAGTCGGCCCGGCCCTGGAGATGCTCTATCAGCCCTGGATCCGCGGTGAGGAGAACATTCCCACCGAGGGAGCGGCGATCCTGGCCTCCAACCACCTGGCGGTCATCGACTCCTTCTTCCTGCCGCTCCTGGTGGACCGCGAGGTCGCCTTCATCGGTAAGGCCGACTACTTCACCGGCAAGGGCGTCAAGGGCTGGGCGGTGAAGAACTTCATGAGGACCGTGGGCACCATCCCCGTGGACCGCTCCGGCGGCAAGGCCTCCCAGGCGGCGCTCCAGGCCGGCATCGACCGCCTGCGCTCGGGTGAGCTGTTCGGCATCTACCCCGAGGGCACACGCAGCCCCGACGGGCGCCTCTACCGCGGCAAGACCGGCGTGGCCCGCATCGCCCTGGCCACCGGCGCCCCCGTGGTCCCGGTGGCCATGATCGGCTCCAACCTGGCCCAGCCGATCGGCAAGTCCATCCCCTCCACCCGCCACCGCGTGGGCATCGTCATCGGCGAGCCGCTGGACTTCTCCCGCTACAAGGGCCTGGAGAACGACCGCTTCGTGCTGCGCTCCATCACCGACGAGATCATGTACTCCCTCATGGCGCTCTCCGGCCAGGAGTACGTGGACCTCTACGCCGCCGACGTCAAGAAGGCCATGGACGCGGAGAAGAAGACCGCCGACGAGGTCGTCACCGAGATGCTCGCCGCCCAGGCGCAGGCCCGACCCCAGGCGGCGCCCGTGGCCGCGCCCGGCGGCCGTCCCGCCCCCGAGGTCTCCGTGCCCGAGCCGCCCGAGGACAAGAGCGGCAGAGACAACAGAGACAACAAGGACAAGAAGAAGGACAAGGTCTCCGACGACGAGGCCGAGCCCGGCGCCGAGTAG